A genomic segment from Equus asinus isolate D_3611 breed Donkey chromosome 23, EquAss-T2T_v2, whole genome shotgun sequence encodes:
- the LOC106844170 gene encoding spermatogenesis-associated protein 31D1-like yields the protein MAARYSTRACGKHNPGRQKQVPSEIQDQTSVVTSVHWEDVMGLWGEDLTLPKAISATSAWLPEMVCPIELCLSICSAFLDTDPNLTFLCGLWLLLLFLCYLVGIPSLSTFWKTKAFQKRKGTAKRRRKGGTSGGWRRYKRETEDIRKLISILKSPSGQHHDTTRFRQLLCPDPSCEVCNNTTAEVNRLLFLEDLEDDTLSVSSLASTASVTESSFTLSSAFSEVPPGGLTPAPPPEPSPPPPSILSPKPMTPLELRPDYQLNSSEKMLGSIADKHDSAFSLPLWNSKGKPKELLVHQQPPYPKASEDHLQQKHVQLFWGLPSMHSESLAPADHVSGDCSSIFIFTTIFNASTSEESPVLSHPLPLFSPEMQPQALPQTLPQYQPLPLTQVQPQAHLQSPLPILPSGPLPETQICGVCFHRPQNESESVISSEIEQLEWNVLQKQRESLWGLSSVVQRSREDFHPSAPSSPYLQASQAHVSTSILPGEFPLSDELRKKLDHHLRKRLIQHRLGLPHRIHESLSLMMPLRDFSEIPESEHNHGHSCVSLNKNLNGGLSHPGSFRERVSEMLQQEKDVGKDQGHSSENGPKAHLLSDPESSSDSDLGCDSEKDLTSHMASLSGKNSRASSVSLDQKQFKNVLDIQLSKKFEEINGGQVPGTVHSSWHAIKQSLQISVKSHTQITQRSLPPSVGGDYVLNTFQDLSFIDYSTRQTLEAHIRSFRMRMLWGLPRRVLESIEIFTLKGAASESLSHSYLPSSANLISEVDSKSGGLEPLRGSSKPVHQDKAGTINSAPVLDRSHPTTSPMGREGQGTFRQSPSGMNQELAEDVKGARQTLLPVTHGITGKASQRLSPLGNRYPPKLPARQAEARHEPKGKSVSSRDGVETRQGKKTDKSEPSAASREIFRAKELNALQSKTGNIFTTSKPGNSQMMTKVETTRTTERPSPKRPVPQDPKSSGLKEQLFGELKFKLEKRNQNQVQGQPTDRSLASESLTYKAPLTHAQGVSTGDMGASQVLRAHLEDRVISVEQQQEPWVPREVLRRGQDKDFPPAAKTASPLGPKAEELGGGDAGLGTSQPRRKIFFTQNKALEETVGNKSSQTPSQKGQPPPESLFRKKMNHILQWLHPGTKGKSQENSQEKGSPVSLAQSRGPVKKRAALTGMTTAQKTMMVPGKFPEEKSGRWHATDVTCPQEPLPSPRKFGRTQRKAEVLARADPIQGHPSNYRAPTCKVTKKPCHQEAVFAGQSDPANSRRIRDEDGHPQKVVAFRNQLADQCIRAEPREEGKVEHREVGEIARAKQLRQLLSELKFQLESEEHSQAQDMSFISDSLPSQSSLTQYQSISSGDTGVSQVLHVHLENTGISMEQQQEPWVSKCVSWKFPNKNFSSAAKRVRPLKAPKQENVEVRTQE from the exons ATGGCAGCACGTTATTCTACTAGAGCTTGTGGAAAACACAATCCTGGGAGACAGAAGCAAGTGCCGTCTGAAATCCAGGACCAGACTTCTGTGGTGACGTCGGTCCATTGGGAAGATGTCATGGGCTTGTGGGGAGAAGATCTCACGCTGCCAAAAGCCATCTCTGCCACCTCTGCATGGCTGCCTGAAATGGTCTG ccCTATTGAGTTGTGTCTGAGCATCTGCTCAGCATTCTTAGATACTGACCCCAACCTCACCTTCCTGTGTGGGTTGTGGttgcttcttctgttcctgtgctacctggtggggattccatctttatcaaccttctggaaaaccaaaGCTTTCCAAAAG cgtAAGGgcacagccaagaggagaaggaaaggtggaaCATCGGGAG GTTGGAGACGTTACAAGAGGGAAACAGAGGACATAAGGAAGCTGATTTCCATTCTGAAAAG CCCCTCGGGCCAGCATCACGATACCACCCGCTTTCGTCAACTGTTATGTCCAGACCCCTCTTGTGAGGTGTGTAATAACACAACTGCGGAGGTCAATCGGCTGCtgttcctggaggacctggaagatgatactctctctgtgtcctctttggcttccacagcttctgtgactgagtcatcattcactctgtcctctgccttctcagaagtccctccaggaggCCTAACACCAGCCCCTCCACCTGAgccttccccaccgcccccctccaTTCTTTCACCTAAACCAATGACACCCTTAG AACTTAGGCCAGACTACCAATTAAATTCTTCAGAGAAAATGTTAGGGTCAATTGCTGATAAGCATGACTCAGCATTCTCCCTGCCTTTATGGAACAGCAAAGGGAAACCAAAGGAGCTGCTTGTGCACCAGCAGCCCCCATATCCTAAGGCCTCAGAGGaccatttacaacaaaaacatgtccagctcttctggggtctcccatctATGCACAGCGAGTCCTTGGCCCCTGCTGACCATGTCTCAGGTGACTGTTCCTCTATCTTCATTTTCACTACAATATTTAACGCCTCCACATCTGAAGAATCCCCAGTACTTTCCCATCCTCTACCTTTGTTCTCGCCTGAGATGCAGCCTCAAGCCTTGCCTCAAACCCTGCCCCAATACCAGCCCCTACCTCTCACTCAGgtccagccccaggcccacctTCAGTCCCCGCTCCCCATCCTACCATCTGGTCCTCTACCTGAGACCCAGATCTGTGGAGTGTGTTTCCATAGACCCCAGAATGAATCAGAGTCTGTCATCTCATCTGAAATTGAACAACTGGAATGGAATGTGTTGCAGAAGCAACGGGAAAGTTTGTGGGGTTTATCCTCCGTGGTCCAAAGATCTAGGGAAGACTTTCATCCTTCAGCTCCCAGTTCTCCTTACCTCCAGGCCTCCCAGGCCCATGTTTCAACCTCTATCCTTCCTGGAGAGTTTCCTCTCAGTGATGAGCTTCGGAAGAAACTAGACCACCACCTTCGAAAGAGGCTCATCCAACACCGCTTGGGCCTGCCCCACAGGATCCATGAGTCTCTGTCACTGATGATGCCTCTAAGAGATTTTTCAGAGATTCCTGAGTCAGAGCACAATCATGGACACTCATGTGTCTCTCTGAACAAAAATCTAAATGGTGGACTGAGCCATCCTGGAAGCTTCCGTGAGAGGGTCTCAGAAATGCTTCAGCAAGAGAAGGATGTGGGGAAGGATCAGGGACATAGCTCAGAGAACGGCCCAAAAGCTCATCTGTTgagtgacccagagagctcttcagataGTGATCTGGGCTGTGACTCTGAGAAAGACCTAACTAGTCACATGGCGAGTCTGTCAGGGAAAAATTCAAGGGCCTCAAGTGTGAGTCTAGatcagaaacaatttaaaaatgtccTAGACATACAGTTGagcaagaagtttgaggaaatcaATGGGGGTCAGGTCCCTGGGACTGTGCATAGTTCATGGCATGCTATCAAGCAATCACTGCAGATTTCTGTGAAATCCCACACCCAAATAACACAGAGGAGTTTGCCACCATCAGTGGGTGGGGACTACGTCCTGAATACCTTCCAGGACCTTTCCTTCATTGATTACAGTACACGACAGACACTGGAAGCCCATATTAGAAGCTTTCGTATGAGGATGCTGTGGGGCCTTCCCCGCAGGGTCCTTGAATCCATAGAGATCTTTACTTTGAAAGGCGCAGCATCCGAGTCCTTGTCCCATTCCTACCTTCCCTCCTCAGCCAACCTGATTTCTGAGGTGGACTCCAAATCTGGGGGCCTTGAGCCCCTTAGAGGAAGCTCTAAACCTGTTCATCAAGACAAAGCGGGAACAATAAATTCAGCCCCTGTCCTGGATCGTTCTCACCCTACCACCTCACCTATGGGCAGGGAAGGACAGGGGACCTTTAGACAATCACCCTCTGGTATGAACCAAGAGCTTGCAGAGGATGTTAAGGGTGCCAGACAGACTCTTCTGCCTGTCACACATGGCATCACAGGCAAAGCCAGTCAGAGACTTTCTCCCCTAGGGAACAGATACCCCCCAAAGCTGCCTGCAAGACAAGCTGAGGCCAGACATGAGCCAAAGGGGAAGAGTGTGAGTTCCAGGGATGGAGTAGAAACAAGACAGGGAAAAAAGACAGATAAGTCTGAACCTTCAGCTGCATCCAGGGAGATATTCAGGGCCAAGGAGCTCAATGCTCTTCAGTCAAAAACTGGCAACATCTTTACAACCAGCAAGCCAGGAAACTCCCAAATGATGACTAAAGTAGAAACTACCAGGACCACTGAAAGGCCTTCACCAAAAAGACCAGTTCCCCAAGATCCTAAATCATCAGGCCTTAAAGAACAGCTGTTTGGTGAATTAAAGTTTAaactagagaagaggaatcagaaCCAGGTCCAAGGCCAACCCACTGATAGGTCCCTTGCCTCAGAGAGCTTGACTTACAAGGCGCCACTGACTCATGCCCAGGGTGTCTCCACtggggacatgggagcttcccaggtaCTGCGTGCCCATTTGGAGGACAGAGTCATCAGtgtggagcagcagcaggagccttgGGTCCCTAGGGAAGTCTTAAGGAGGGGCCAGGATAAGGATTTCCCACCAGCTGCAAAGACAGCGAGCCCTCTGGGTCCCAAGGCAGAAGAGCTtggtggaggggatgcagggcTGGGGACATCCCAACCTAGAAGGAAGATCTTCTTTACTCAGAACAAGGCATTAGAGGAGACAGTTGGGAACAAGTCTTCCCAGACCCCATCACAGAAGGGACAGCCTCCTCCTGAAAGCCTCTTCAGGAAAAAGATGAACCACATTTTGCAATGGCTTCATCCTGGAACAAAAGGCAAAAGCCAAGAAAATTCCCAGGAAAAGGGCAGCCCCGTGTCATTGGCGCAGAGCAGGGGCCCAGTTAAAAAGAGAGCTGCCCTTACTGGGATGACCACAGCTCAGAAGACCATGATGGTTCCTGGGAAGTTCCCAGAGGAGAAATCGGGGCGTTGGCATGCAACAGATGTCACCTGCCCTcaagagccccttccttccccaaggaagttTGGGAGAACTCAGCGGAAGGCAGAAGTGCTGGCTCGGGCAGATCCCATCCAGGGACATCCTTCCAACTACAGGGCTCCCACCTGTAAAGTCACAAAAAAGCCCTGCCACCAAGAAGCTGTCTTTGCTGGCCAGAGTGATCCTGCAAATAGTAGACGGATCCGAGATGAGGACGGACACCCCCAGAAAGTTGTGGCCTTTAGGAACCAGCTAGCAGATCAGTG